One region of Wyeomyia smithii strain HCP4-BCI-WySm-NY-G18 chromosome 3, ASM2978416v1, whole genome shotgun sequence genomic DNA includes:
- the LOC129726457 gene encoding adapter molecule Crk: MSSFDVYDRASWYFGRMSRQDATDLLLSERESGVFLVRDSTTISGDFVLCVREDCKVSHYIINKILAADDSCMFRIGDQTFTDLPDLLNFYKLHYLDTTPLRRPAIRRCEKVIGKFDFDGSDPDDLPFKKGEILEIISKDEEQWWTARNSRGLTGQIPVPYVTRYEDNISERPPNSVGGGSNAHHGPPPVVGLHHSENSNIFKSNLNRQLPALARVKQERVPNAYDETALKLNIGDVIKVIKTNINGQWEGELRGKVGHFPFTHVEFIDDDVQHWSGQ; encoded by the coding sequence ATGTCATCCTTCGATGTGTACGATCGTGCCTCCTGGTACTTCGGCCGTATGTCCCGTCAGGATGCCACCGATTTGCTGCTTAGCGAGCGGGAAAGTGGCGTGTTTCTGGTCCGTGACAGTACGACCATCTCGGGCGATTTTGTGCTCTGCGTGCGGGAAGACTGCAAAGTCAGTCATTACATCATTAACAAAATCCTCGCAGCGGACGACTCGTGTATGTTCCGAATCGGCGACCAAACCTTCACCGACCTGCCCGATTTGTTAAATTTCTACAAGTTGCATTATCTCGACACGACCCCGTTGCGAAGGCCGGCCATTCGGCGCTGTGAGAAAGTGATAGGCAAGTTCGATTTTGATGGGAGCGATCCGGATGATTTGCCTTTCAAGAAGGGTGAAATTCTCGAGATCATAAGCAAGGACGAAGAGCAATGGTGGACGGCACGAAACAGCCGAGGGTTGACGGGTCAGATTCCGGTGCCCTATGTAACGAGGTATGAGGATAACATTAGCGAACGGCCACCGAACTCCGTTGGAGGCGGTTCGAACGCACACCACGGTCCTCCACCGGTGGTTGGGCTGCATCATTCGGAAAATTCGAACATCTTCAAGTCGAACCTGAACCGGCAGCTACCGGCTTTGGCACGTGTGAAGCAGGAACGGGTACCGAACGCGTACGATGAAACGGCACTGAAGTTGAATATTGGCGATGTCATTAAGGTCATCAAAACCAACATCAACGGCCAGTGGGAGGGTGAGCTGCGCGGCAAGGTAGGTCACTTCCCGTTCACTCATGTGGAGTTTATAGACGACGATGTCCAGCACTGGAGTGGACAGTAA